From the Debaryomyces hansenii CBS767 chromosome F complete sequence genome, the window TTTGCtattctttctttgattaTGTCATCCAACCATGTTTCTATTGCCTAATGCAGAATGGCTGCTTATACGGTCTGGTCGTTAGACTCGTCTCTTTCGGTGGGCttgatatcttcatcatacTCATCTATGTAGAAGGATTGGACCAATGCCCCGACAGACATTACGGCTAAAGTTATCCAAGTTAATTGGCCCAATGCCAAGCTGTCGAAAAATGACATCAACGCACCCCAGATTAGCGGCGCAAGACACCTTGCAAGTGCTGTTAAACTCAATGTTGTTCCATTTATAAAAGCTCTATATTTTGGTGGAGATGCTCTATGGATCAACACGATCACTTGTGGAGTGGATGTGGAAGATGCTAAAGTACGGATCCCAGAGTTGAGGTATAAAAGGGTTTTTGTCAAGTGCTGTGGTGATTTTGGATTGTAACCCGGTATAGTGTAGATCAAAAATGGCAACATGAAGTACATGAGTGGGAATATACTAGTCGATATCCTGTAACCAGTGATAGTCCTCAAGTTTCTGTCCATTAAGGGAAACACAAgcataataatgaaaacaCCTAAAAGACCAGTGACAGATAATAAGGTACCAATTGTGTTTGAATCGTAGCCGAACCCACCTTTCAATCTTGTTGGAAATTTCAACTCCTCTGGCATAAATTTAGATGCCAACAACACTGGCAAAAACTCCAGATATACTAAAGTATGAAACgatagaagaaaatttcCCAACATCGTCTGGATAACGGGACCAGTGAACACTTCCCTGGTGaatgtatttttatttatagtAGAAACGTCACTGATAGAATATCTATTAGTActaattcttgataaagaagGCCTGACAGACATATTGGACGAATATCTTCTTAAAAGAGCATTCGATGATCTTCTGGTTAACGGACCTAAATTATCTTCTGAGCAAATTGAGCTTGTctcgtcatcttcatcaacgAGTGAAGAATAAATTGGGCGTGGTTGAATGAGCGAAGTGTTTTCATCAAAGGaatccaaatcttcttccTGTTGATCTTCATGTATATTCCCGTTCGAGTTACTGCTGTTTTGAATCACATCCTCTCGTTCGTCTACCGAGTCCCTGTTTGGTTCCGGAACTCGTGATCTCTTGGGCTTTGTCTTCGAGGGAATATTCCACTTACGAATAGGAACGTCGAAGCCTAGTCTTTTTCTTATCCAATCACCAATTTCAAGGCCaatatcttttcttttatttaGTTGGGAATGAGTTTCTTCCAAGAACAAGAACCCCATTAACATGCTGAACCATAAGAATAGTGCCACTACTACATTCGACAATGCGTAGGGGTATTTGTTCAACAACCTATCATAGATACCTTCATTCACTTTCATAACCGAGTCCGTGATTTGAGGCCTAGTTAAATACTTAGATCCCCCTATCAAAGGGCCAATAACGCTTCCCACATTCCAAAATAACGGTAAGATTGAAAATGCAGTACCCTGATGTTTCCTTTCTGTAGCTATTTCTCCGATCATTGTTCTAAGTACTGCAATGTTTCCATTCAATGCACCCATAGCAGATCTGGCAAATAATGCCATGTAGAAATTAGTAGAGAATCCAAATGTAAGCATGCAAAGTGACGTTCCAAATAATCCTACAATTAAAATTGGTTTTCGGCCAACTTTGTCGGACGCTTTACCCCATTGTATACAGCATAAGAACTGGGTAAATGCAAAAGAAGCTGAAAGGTATCCAGAatactttgaaatatttgcttCATCTTTCACGAAATGAAAATCTCGGATCATAAAGTAGACATATGGAAAAAGTGATGTAAATGCTATCGGCTCCAGAAATCTAATCAAGCTGACAACTATCATTTGCCAGGCCGGAAACCCTTTCATCTGTTCTTTAAATGAAAGCTTAGATTCTGTCATTTTGGTATTTGGTTGACTTAGATTAAAAcgatattatattattacaaattcaaaaagcTGAGTTGCATGCAATCGGCACACAAAACAATTGGTGTGGCTTTTTATTGATTGACATATAAATCtgagattgaaaaagtaGTATATAACCAGAGTGGTCAAGCAAATTGGTAGTATTTCCATTAGGAATTTAGGCGTATTCAATACAGTTGACGAATATTTTCCAGATGTGTCAAATTTTACCGGTCCGAAAGATAAGGAAATTCAAAGTGTAGGTAATTACTTCATAAATGAACCAGTAATCGTCCTGAATAAATCTACATATACTGCATTTAGTACGTATTGCATAGCATACATTAATTATTCACAGAGGTCTAATTATTATGATGATTGACAAATGTCGGTTTATTGTTTCCTCTGAATTTTCTGAATTCTTGTTCTCTTAAAACTAATAGAATACTGGTCATTATTAACgtattggtattattttcattatcgtTAGTCGtctcaaatatttttatagtCCCgtttttaaataaattaaggcccttgaatttttcatcgCCATCGTCGACGAACGTTGCCAAAGGGGTGTTGATTAAGGTCTTTCCTTCGTTCATCAATTTCGTTAAAGTCGCTTTCTTCTGGAACTTCAACGAATTGTACAATTTGTTTGATTCGTTTACACTCACTTTAACGTTCTTAATCGAACTATTGATAGTCTCCACCGTATTTTGTACCGACATTTCGTCAGTTAACGAAGGTGAGGAGTTTTGTAAGATATAAAGCTGAATGAAGCCATTTGCAAATGTTGATGTCGTACCTGTGACGCCGGTGATTCTGATCTTAGTATTCTCGTACAACAAGTCCACTGATGGCCTAATACCATTATTCATCAACACCACTGTCTTCAATTCGCCATTGTCAAGCtggaatatcaaaatataacaAGTGATATTATTGGTCAAAATCCTAAAGTACACTTTGCAGAATACTGACTTTTCGTTCGAATTGttgtatttataaatgAGCATGAATGGAGAATTGATCTTAAAAATGCTGAGCATCGGCGTCGATGTCTGTAACAACGGAATTCCTAACCCTTGCGAGTGATACAGTTCTGTCTCTTCATTAGACAAGTTCTTCTGCGAATATATATCCAAAGACTTCAACGATGAAAATATAAGTACCCCGGGTTGTAGGAACGTCGAAACAATCGGCAACTCTCGCACGCAGGTGTACGATGTGATGGGATACCCCAAAATCTTGATATTATTTGTCACAGTTTCGTCAGAGCCTGACGTAAATAGCGAATTCAAGTCCGACAAGTCCCCAGATCTATTGTGGAGACTGAAGTTgttatcatcatattcGTGCTGCCGTGTATTCTGGTTCTGTCCCGGTGAAGGATATTCACGCTGTGTGACTAAGGTTTCGTCACTATTAGTCCGGCTTAGGATAGAACGGGCGCCGGTCCCGTATCCATGTCCTGGATGTTGTGCTGACATTAAAATCGCtttcttgataaatatcTGTGACCTTTCAAGCGAATACGATTGGCGAGCTTTACTTTTTGTTTAGGTgcaattttaatttttcactcaTCTCACGTAATGATTCTGAATCACTGCCCGCAATAACCCCACGACCATTTCTTTTCTCTCGACGTTTCCCCAAGTCGCCACAACTTCTGGCATTAGCATCTCTATTCTTATGAGCCCTCAATGACATCTCCGGTTCAATTGTTTTAAAAAGTATCGGTGCATGTGACTGTGTTGTCTTTATCCCTCTCTATCCTTCTCTTTATTCGTCGATTTCTCCTCCTCTTGGTCCTCCTTTAGCAGTGGTAAACTGAATTATCTGGTCCCTATTATAGTGAGGATTGTCTCTTGTCTCAACCAGGCATCCTGCCTCGCCCCTTTTATCGCATTGTTTTTTTAGTTTGTTTTCTGCCTCTAATCCACGCAGATTGGGATCGTTTCGTATCTTTTTCATGATTTTCGCAACTATGCAcagaaataaatttattttattatataccCCAACCAAGACCATCGACCCCACTAAGATTAGATTTTTTATCCCAACAGTTCAATTTGTAGAGATCACAATAACGGACTTGTACACATATGTTAAACTTCGAGCTATACTATAACCATGTAGCATTCAGCCTAATCTGCTACACGGACCTCTATGTGCATCCCTCCAATGCATCGCTTGCTTCAGAAGTCATCTGTAACCCCCGCTATCAACATCAAACACCTCTAACCTGTTACACTACCTCTTCGTCACTTACAATGCCTAGTCTGTTGCTGCCCATGTATCGAAGCCATTTCGCTCTCGGTCACGCCATCAGTATTTACGGCTTTATTTCAAAACCTAGAATCACCTTTGGTTCGAGATCTGTCCTCGATCCACCTGGATCCATACCCTCGATCCATACCACTGATCCCgtatatataatgaaacCATAATTCAGACCCTACAAACCCTATATCACATCTACAACACGTCAACAACACTACGTCACTCCTAGACTCGCTATACGCACAAAATGGCCAGTGTCTATCGCTCTATTCTCCACTATCACTCCCTAAAACCGTATATCAAACCGTATTTCTGTAACAAATGCACGGAGCCGTCGCAGACCCACTCTGTGCAATGCGCTGATGCATGACTTGCGGTCTTTTATTCCACAACAGTCCTGGTTGGAGACAAGTTGGAGAACATCCAGAGATCTTTGTTCTTATTACGTAAGAGGGTAATCATCGACTCGTATAATGCGGACACAACTCCGGGTAACTAAGTTGGAAAAACGCGGGGATAATTACGATAaaaagatgcaaaattccattctttctttcttcagGTTTAGAATGGGGATTTTGTTACTAAACAGATGGCGGCAGAAAAGAAGTACATTTGTTCATTTTGCGCCAGAGCGTTCTCTAGGTCGGAACATAAACAACGACATGAAAGATCACACACTAATGAAAAACCGTTTCACTGCGTACATTGTACGTCAGCTTTTGTAAGACGAGATTTATTGCAGAGACATTGCAAAACAGTGCACAATATTGCGGTTTCGAAAGAACGTCGACATTCTACAGGAGGAGCGAATGGAGTGATTGGGAACGTTAATAGTATTGGTACGTCAGGAGGAGTAGGTGGCGGTGGAGCAGGAGGAGTAGGTGGTGGGGGAATGGGGAAGACCACTAGTAACGGCGGCAGCGACACGAATATTGGCGTAGGAATGGGTGGAGTACCAGTTAATCGGATGTCCACCGGGGGTGTGAATGCAGCAGTGACAATTGGAGCAAGACAGAATGCTATTACCAACCATGGGCTTCTCTTGTCAATAGCGCACAAGGTGGGGACAATATTAAAGAGCGACGCGGAATCAGAGATTTTTGTTGTAGGGTATACGATGTTAGCGCAAGATGATGCGCCGATCATTCCTGAGGTGTTGCAGAATTTGAGCAAGTTTTTGCAGTTCCACGAAATCGATCGCATTCCCGACTTCAAGCTCTGTTTGATCTACTCGATCTTGTCGATCGGGCATATCAATGTGGGGAACACTGCCCATTGCATTGCCAACTTCCATCATTCGTGGTCGTTGTTAGTGCAAAAGCTCATTCCAGActacaacaacaataacACCAACCCCAACGACCAGATCGAGATTTTGAATTCGTTGTTTATCCTCTCGTATACGCACTTGAAATACAACTTGAACCAATATAAGTCAATGGATGTAACGTGTGACTTGAACTTCAACTACTTGGACGATATAAGCTACATAATTATGTCTAACTTGTCATTAAATTCGaacattatcaacaaaaatatgaaCCTATTCTGGTGCATCTATAATTTGTTATCGCTCTACCAAATCAACGATGGTCCTCCTAAGTTCTACCAGCTATTCCTTCAGAGACCCATTCTGGATTTGAACTTGGTTGAttttatgaataatatatcgCAGGCcgatatttcttcaaagttCATCCAGGAGATTATGATTTCCACCGTGTCTAacgaattgaattatttcagTCGTACAAGCAAACTATTCATTTTCAAGCTGACCAGAGCGTTACACAACTCTATCATTCTCATCCATAAGATTATTCCGGAAACATCAAACATCGAGATCTACGagatatttaaaaaaaacCTTATTATAAAGAGTCCTTCTAAGTTCCACGATATATTGAAGTCCTATATTTTCAACCCAACAGAAACAATCCACTGGAATCTTTTATCGGTGCTATTGAAAGAGTTCAATCTCAACTCTATGCATGCCTTTAATTTTAAGGCTTTTATCAAtaacaatttgaataattcgTTGCAAACATTCTCTAATGGCATGCTTCctttttttgaaattgagaaCAAAGACATTAACAATAACCTAGGGATTGTGAGTTTCCCattgattttcaatttgcgcttcatcaatttccaGTCggttgatattttgaaattgaagggCTTAAATTTCGAAGATagattgaatttgaattatttgattataGAATGGTACGTAACTTTagttaaattattgattaatttatgGAAGAATAACCATTTGATAGATAATTGCATTTTACAATGcctattatatttgatcAATGACAATAACTCCGATTTCCAATTTAATACTGATTTTTTCTGGCGTGTGTTCAAGAAACTCAACTATTACTTTGAAACGTGGTTATCGTTTATAAAGAACCAGTATTTCCTTGTGAATTTCAAGAGCAACTTACAGAAGTTTGTTTTGAACTACATACAATCGTCGCTTAATTTGATGTCAAGTAGCATACACGAAACCCCGTCGGTGGCTCGGCACAACGATTTCATGCTTCCCCCTATTATGCCTCACATTAACCCTCCCAGAACTTCTCTATAGGAAATCGcgaaaattatattattttattttatcattgtATTGT encodes:
- a CDS encoding DEHA2F12650p (weakly similar to uniprot|P25351 Saccharomyces cerevisiae YCR023C Hypothetical ORF), with product MTESKLSFKEQMKGFPAWQMIVVSLIRFSEPIAFTSLFPYVYFMIRDFHFVKDEANISKYSGYLSASFAFTQFLCCIQWGKASDKVGRKPILIVGLFGTSLCMLTFGFSTNFYMALFARSAMGALNGNIAVLRTMIGEIATERKHQGTAFSILPLFWNVGSVIGPLIGGSKYLTRPQITDSVMKVNEGIYDRLLNKYPYALSNVVVALFLWFSMLMGFLFLEETHSQLNKRKDIGLEIGDWIRKRLGFDVPIRKWNIPSKTKPKRSRVPEPNRDSVDEREDVIQNSSNSNGNIHEDQQEEDLDSFDENTSLIQPRPIYSSLVDEDDETSSICSEDNLGPLTRRSSNALLRRYSSNMSVRPSLSRISTNRYSISDVSTINKNTFTREVFTGPVIQTMLGNFLLSFHTLVYSEFLPVLLASKFMPEELKFPTRLKGGFGYDSNTIGTLLSVTGLLGVFIIMLVFPLMDRNLRTITGYRISTSIFPLMYFMLPFLIYTIPGYNPKSPQHLTKTLLYLNSGIRTLASSTSTPQVIVLIHRASPPKYRAFINGTTLSLTALARCLAPLIWGALMSFFDSLALGQLTWITLAVMSVGALVQSFYIDEYDEDIKPTERDESNDQTV
- a CDS encoding DEHA2F12672p (no similarity) gives rise to the protein MVLVGVYNKINLFSCIVAKIMKKIRNDPNSRGLEAENKLKKQCDKRGEAGCSVETRDNPHYNRDQIIQFTTAKGGPRGGEIDE
- a CDS encoding DEHA2F12694p (weakly similar to CA4029|IPF7171.5f Candida albicans IPF7171.5f unknown function 5-prime end AND uniprot|P53243 Saccharomyces cerevisiae YGR067C Hypothetical ORF) translates to MAAEKKYICSFCARAFSRSEHKQRHERSHTNEKPFHCVHCTSAFVRRDLLQRHCKTVHNIAVSKERRHSTGGANGVIGNVNSIGTSGGVGGGGAGGVGGGGMGKTTSNGGSDTNIGVGMGGVPVNRMSTGGVNAAVTIGARQNAITNHGLLLSIAHKVGTILKSDAESEIFVVGYTMLAQDDAPIIPEVLQNLSKFLQFHEIDRIPDFKLCLIYSILSIGHINVGNTAHCIANFHHSWSLLVQKLIPDYNNNNTNPNDQIEILNSLFILSYTHLKYNLNQYKSMDVTCDLNFNYLDDISYIIMSNLSLNSNIINKNMNLFWCIYNLLSLYQINDGPPKFYQLFLQRPISDLNLVDFMNNISQADISSKFIQEIMISTVSNELNYFSRTSKLFIFKSTRALHNSIILIHKIIPETSNIEIYEIFKKNLIIKSPSKFHDILKSYIFNPTETIHWNLLSVLLKEFNLNSMHAFNFKAFINNNLNNSLQTFSNGMLPFFEIENKDINNNLGIVSFPLIFNLRFINFQSVDILKLKGLNFEDRLNLNYLIIEWYVTLVKLLINLWKNNHLIDNCILQCLLYLINDNNSDFQFNTDFFWRVFKKLNYYFETWLSFIKNQYFLVNFKSNLQKFVLNYIQSSLNLMSSSIHETPSVARHNDFMLPPIMPHINPPRTSL